One Denticeps clupeoides chromosome 10, fDenClu1.1, whole genome shotgun sequence genomic window carries:
- the l1cama gene encoding neural cell adhesion molecule L1.2 isoform X5, whose protein sequence is MGTKPRQQVGSRGRSPPPLTPLFALLLVLPITPGQAAIHIPSNFKEPPVITSQPEPITAFASDDITLTCEASGKPTPTFRWVKDGKELDPSNNPDLSVSPGSGTFKVISEDNPINHYSGNYTCYASNELGTSVSNQVHVRTESPPTQQKEKKVKIKAEEGESVILQCNPPESIDPPNIHWMDKRLRHIELSERVTQGRDGNLYFSHVVTADSRNDYTCNAQYLKARTILSKEAITLTVSPSNSVARSRRPQMMRPSGSHSSYHVLRGQSLALECIVQGLPTPTIQWARKDGELTASRTSTENHNRLLSFGEVSESDAGQYQCTANNPQGTVIHTYSVTVEAAPYWTREPESELYAPGETVELDCKADGIPRPQLTWSINGVPLSEIDKDSRLSLEAGTLVLKDVKFGDTAVYQCKAQNKHGSILINTYVYVIELPPQILTVDGKTYGVMEGQKAELECKSFGSPRPEVSWESEDSGSALLLSSPRVTLATGGSLQISNVSHGDGGLYTCYLPESNVSISAELKVLNQTVIVSAPLDLRVQRGTAVVFTCIAKVDPELDHQLLWRRSGQKLIHSANDKKYTFEDPDLTVADVQDVDEGVYTCQIITRLDMAEASGSITIVDRPDPPSQLQIFNPMDRSVTLSWTPGDDHNSPVLEFVVEFEETEVETDGWEEIMRVSGDTHRTQVSLKPFLSYRFRVIAINDVGKSDPSAPSNPHSTPAAVPDHNPLGVRSVSVDPDTLVITWEEIDRRNFNGPNFQYKVLWRQVVGSGPSWQYNFTTAPPYEVPDVGTFTAFDIKVQAVNELGSAPDPEPTIGYSGEDAPKDAPMVVGANVLNSTAIEVTWAAIDKTTVRGHLLGYKIYLHYHGLVVKHHKEHRRKVGKGRRHVEERMVVQTGPNEEKKVVGGLRPYSHYGVSVTVYNAKGEGPPSDPLPIQTPEGVPSPPVFLDLKSHSEREMMLHWGPPTHPNGVLIGYQLRYQQTTDSENNLMREENIDDPTITHRTLTNLDPHSQYRFTLAGRTGVGVGMPIIKEGFTMLDGVPAKNISLLAGETSVNLTWVSQYRHMNVDFHIQYRNKNGHGSWKQTDKLNLAQSFYQLHDLEPGSVYKLDFIFSNKSFWKTEVRTHGTGMEAVSANFATEGWFIALVSAVVLLLLILLILCFIKRSKGGKYSVKDKEEGQVDSEARPMKDDTFGEYRSLERSDNDEKRTASQPSLCDDSKLCSEDTHLGDYGNSHSAKTEVFMDESLASQYSAVKDGAEVQERSPLNPASATPTNHGLPSSVAILD, encoded by the exons TTAAAGAACCACCAGTGATTACATCACAGCCTGAGCCAATCACAGCCTTTGCTTCCGATGACATCACGCTTACCTGCGAAGCGTCCGGGAAACCGACACCCAC TTTCCGATGGGTGAAAGATGGCAAAGAATTGGACCCTTCCAATAACCCCGATCTCTCAGTGTCTCCTGGTTCTGGGACCTTCAAGGTCATTTCCGAAGACAATCCCATCAACCACTACAGCGGCAACTACACCTGCTACGCATCTAACGAGCTCGGCACGTCCGTCTCCAACCAGGTCCACGTCCGAACTGAGA gTCCCCCCACCcagcagaaggagaagaaggtgaAGATCAAGGCTGAAGAAGGGGAGAGCGTCATCCTGCAGTGCAACCCCCCAGAGAGCATAGATCCCCCAAACATCCACTGGATGGACAAGA GACTGCGCCACATCGAGCTGAGCGAGCGCGTGACGCAGGGCCGCGACGGCAACCTGTACTTCTCCCACGTCGTCACAGCAGACAGCCGCAACGACTACACCTGCAACGCACAGTACCTGAAGGCCCGCACCATCCTGTCCAAAGAGGCCATCACCCTGACCGTCAGCCCCT cgAACTCAGTGGCTCGAAGCCGGAGGCCGCAGATGATGCGTCCCAGCGGCTCCCACAGCAGCTACCACGTCCTGAGGGGCCAGAGTCTGGCACTGGAGTGCATCGTCCAGGGCCT cCCAACCCCCACCATCCAGTGGGCGCGGAAGGACGGGGAACTCACAGCCTCGCGCACCTCCACGGAAAACCACAACCGGCTGCTGTCATTCGGCGAGGTGTCCGAGAGCGACGCCGGCCAGTACCAGTGCACCGCCAACAATCCCCAGGGCACGGTCATCCACACCTACTCCGTCACTGTAGAAG CGGCTCCATACTGGACCAGGGAACCGGAGAGTGAGCTGTACGCCCCAGGGGAGACGGTGGAGCTGGACTGCAAGGCTGACGGCATCCCCAGACCCCAGCTCACCTGGAGCATCAATGGCGTCCCCCTCTCAG AAATAGACAAAGACTCCAGGCTCAGCCTAGAGGCAGGAACCCTCGTCCTGAAGGACGTGAAGTTCGGCGATACGGCCGTCTATCAGTGCAAGGCCCAGAACAAACACGGCAGCATCCTGATCAACACCTACGTCTATGTCATCG AGCTTCCTCCCCAGATCCTAACTGTGGACGGCAAGACCTACGGTGTGATGGAGGGACAGAAGGCGGAGCTGGAATGCAAGTCATTTGGCTCTCCGCGGCCTGAGGTGTCCTG GGAAAGTGAGGACTCCGGCTCCGCCCTGCTCCTCTCGAGCCCCAGAGTTACTCTGGCGACCGGAGGCTCTCTGCAAATCAGCAACGTCTCCCATGGCGACGGCGGCCTGTACACCTGCTACCTCCCCGAGTCCAACGTTTCCATCAGCGCCGAGCTGAAAGTGCTCA ACCAAACGGTGATCGTGTCGGCGCCCCTGGATCTGCGCGTCCAGCGGGGGACGGCGGTCGTCTTCACCTGCATTGCCAAGGTGGACCCCGAGCTGGACCATCAGCTTCTGTGGAGGAGGAGCGGACAGAAACTCATACACTCAGCAAATGACAAGAA ATACACCTTTGAGGACCCTGATCTCACAGTGGCAGATGTGCAGGACGTGGATGAGGGCGTGTACACCTGTCAAATTATCACCCGCCTGGACATGGCAGAAGCCAGCGGCTCCATCACCATAGTTG ACCGGCCCGACCCACCCTCACAGCTTCAGATCTTCAACCCCATGGACCGCAGTGTGACCCTCAGCTGGACTCCAGGGGACGACCACAACAGCCCTGTGCTAG AGTTTGTGGTGGAGTTTGAGGAGACCGAGGTTGAGACCGACGGCTGGGAGGAGATAATGCGAGTCTCCGGTGACACCCACCGCACCCAGGTCTCACTGAAGCCCTTCCTTTCCTACCGATTTCGGGTCATCGCCATCAATGACGTTGGGAAGAGCGACCCCAGCGCTCCTTCTAATCCTCATTCAACTCCTGCAGCAG TGCCTGACCACAACCCCCTTGGGGTAAGGAGTGTGTCTGTGGACCCCGACACTCTTGTGATCACTTGGGAG GAGATTGACAGGCGCAACTTCAATGGCCCGAATTTCCAGTATAAGGTCCTGTGGAGGCAGGTAGTGGGCAGTGGGCCTTCCTGGCAGTACAATTTCACCACAGCACCACCCTATGAGGTACCGGACGTGGGGACCTTCACCGCCTTTGACATCAAAGTACAGGCGGTCAATGAGCTTGGCTCTGCGCCGGACCCTGAACCGACCATCGGCTACTCTGGGGAAGACG CTCCTAAGGATGCACCCATGGTTGTGGGAGCTAATGTGCTCAACAGCACTGCCATCGAAGTGACCTGGGCGGCCATTGACAAGACCACTGTCCGAGGACACCTGTTGGGGTACAAG ATCTACCTGCACTACCACGGGTTGGTGGTCAAACATCACAAAGAACACAGGAGAAAGGTAGGGAAGGGCAGGAGGCATGTGGAGGAGAGGATGGTGGTGCAGACGGGTCCCAACGAGGAGAAGAAGGTGGTGGGTGGTCTCAGGCCGTACTCACACTACGGTGTGAGCGTCACAGTTTACAACGCCAAAGGCGAGGGACCGCCCTCCGATCCCCTGCCCATACAGACTCCAGAAGGGG TGCCCAGTCCGCCAGTTTTCCTGGATCTAAAAAGCCACTCAGAGAGGGAGATGATGCTTCACTGGGGGCCACCGACCCACCCAAACGGGGTCCTCATCGGATACCAGCTTCGCTATCAACAGA CCACAGACTCTGAGAACAACCTAATGAGGGAGGAGAACATAGATGACCCAACAATCACTCACAGGACCTTGACCAATTTAGACCCTCACAGCCAGTACCGCTTTACACTGGCTGGCCGCACCGGGGTGGGCGTGGGCATGCCCATCATCAAAGAGGGCTTCACCATGCTGGATGGAG TTCCCGCTAAGAACATAAGCCTGTTGGCTGGAGAGACATCAGTCAACTTAACCTGGGTGTCACAGTACAGACACATGAACGTGGATTTCCACATCCAGTACCGCAACAAGAACG GCCATGGGAGCTGGAAGCAGACCGACAAGCTGAACTTGGCTCAGTCCTTCTACCAGCTCCACGACCTGGAGCCAGGGTCTGTCTACAAACTCGACTTCATCTTTAGTAACAAATCCTTCTGGAAGACTGAGGTCCGAACCCACGGGACAG GCATGGAAGCGGTTTCGGCCAACTTCGCCACGGAGGGCTGGTTCATCGCGCTGGTGAGCGCCGTTGTGCTGCTGTTGCTGATCCTGCTCATCCTCTGCTTCATCAAGAGGAGCAAAGGAGGCAAATACTCAG TCAAAGACAAAGAGGAGGGTCAGGTGGACTCGGAGGCGCGGCCGATGAAGGATGACACGTTCGGAGAGTACAG ATCCCTAGAAAG AAGTGACAACGACGAGAAACGCACCGCCAGCCAGCCGTCGCTGTGTGACGACAGCAAGCTGTGCAGCGAGGACACCCACCTGGGTGACTACGGCAACAGCCACAGCGCCAAGACCGAGGTCTTCATGGACGAGTCCTTGGCCAGCCAGTACAGTGCAGTTAAGGACGGGGCCGAGGTGCAGGAAAGATCCCCCCTGAACCCCGCCTCTGCCACCCCCACCAATCACGGCCTGCCCAGTTCGGTGGCCATATTAGATtaa